A window of Thalassophryne amazonica chromosome 12, fThaAma1.1, whole genome shotgun sequence genomic DNA:
ctttgtacatttttcCCAGAGTCAGAAAGTGTTCAATGAGAAACATGAAGTAGACTCCGCCCAGAGCAGTCAGACCCTTCCACACAGCATCCAGGTTTTCCTGCGGCTCGTCACGGCTGTGATGACCCTCCATGTTTATGCCAAAATCTTCATGGTGGTGATGGTGGCCACCCTGACTCTGACACACAAGTGCAACATTTTTTACACAAGCAGGAAGTTCACATCAACTGTTGTTAAACAGTGAAACTCTATGCAAGTGTGCAAAAACACAAACTGTGTGAAAACAGTAGGTGGCACTATCAACTTACATGGGGGATGAGGTGCAGGAAGGCGTCGCCACTCAGCGTCCCGACCGCCAGCGCCACCAGAAAGCTTAGGAGGAACTTAAAGAAAACTCTGTTCATGAGCGGGATGAGGACGACGCCGAGCAGAGAGAGCAGGCTGATCACCGTGATGGAGACAAAGCCGCCGACCCACGCTGCATCACCACAAACACAAATCAAACAcgccgagttttttttttttgttgttgttattttttaagTAAATGTTAAGCAGCAGAAACACGGCTCAGGCTGCCACATTCACAGACGTACCTGTTGTGATGTTTTTACCACTTTCTACACCGTCACGATGGCCATGGTCAGTGCTGTTGTGGTTACCATGGTGACTGTGTCCATGATTATGGTGTTTGTGGTCTAGGgggaaaaatacataaataaattttCAAATTATTTCTGTTTTACATATAAGACAAACAGCTCAAAAGTGGTCAAACAACTGGTTTTACATTGtctctggagagagagagagagagagagagagagagagagagagagagagagagagagagagagaagatgtGGAGCAAGCAGTCAAGTCCAGAGTCTAATCAGACGTCTGATAGACCCGAATTTTTAGACACTCCAAAACAAAGACTGGAAACATCTGAGGAGGATTCAGTCCAAGGAGGTCTGCAGTGACATTTGTTTCAGCAGATCCTGAGTGTGTCCTGCAGCAGCACTTTGATCCTCATGTCCTCCATTCGCGCCTGCGTCACCCGTGCGGGTGGTCGTTTTATGTTTGCTACATGCACATAGCATAACAACTGCAACTATTTGAGTCACTGTGCTGCCATGTGTTAATCTACATTGTCCACATGGTGGCAGTCTTGAGAGAGTCATCACTCTTGTACATCTTTATTTCTCTGTAGTTGTGATGCAGTGCACATTACTCTCAAAGAAATCAAgttaattgtttttatttatttgcaatacAGTTTGTAATTTAAGAAGCAACTGCCCCCCCCCATTACAAATATgatgtttattttttaaaagaattttaAGCTGTTATTGCACATTTGTATCTAAAGATTAAGACCCGTGAGGAAAACGTGTTTTTATTCAGAACTAACTAATACAGCTAAAAGTAGCACGATGTGGTGAAGAGATGCTCCAGTCAAAGATcaaatgaacaggaagtgatccaaATTAGCCAGAAACATTCCTTTGGGATCTGGAGAAGAGGTCAACTTACAGACTGACAGCAAACATGAAGTCCAGGAACCCAGAGTCGTTCGGTCGACCAGCCTTTACCTTTTTCTCTGTCCTCAGGGGCGTGTCTGTGATGGATACACACTTTGCCATCAATTTGGTTAAGAAGGGCGGGGCAGAGGTAGCTGAAATCACCGACGGTCACGCCCACATCCTGTGACATCCCGTGAGAGAAGAGAATGCTGGAGGCGTTCATACACTGACAAATAAAAAGAAGAAATGAAAACAATAAGTGTGCAGAGTTAACATCCAACACTGTTTCGTGTGGGACCAAAAGTAACTGGACAACTGTCGCTGAGCTCTTCGTAACACATCCACATGCTGAATGTAGCTTTCTGGGACTTATTCCAAGGACATCATCACTTTCTAATTACAAGGGTTTTTTTTCGCAGTCGCAGTTTAATTCAAGATTGTCTTTTTTAATTATGGCTTCAATCTCTGGTAATATGTGAGACTGACTTAAAGTGAACAAGATAAAAGCAAAGTGCACCAACATGAGTGAGCTCTAGATCAAACCACCTTCAATATTCAGGCCACAAATCCTCAATGACAGAGCACACAATCCTAAAATAATAtatacaagagcaatctgagatttctgacgtctgccaatagttgacgaggactcaaactAAAAGATATGCGATTCAGGTCACATCATCGTGACCTGCACtttatctggatccagattccacaacacaatgcagtaactgcatactgatccagaatagtccaactgatcaagatgttgcacgctgatatttaattcacaacctGAAATAAAATAGTATCTTCCTGattttggttttacatcgtgatgtcgtatcTTTCTGCTgtagaacctgcatattgatcagGATCACTTCCAACATCCAACACTACCAGGGCTGTACACTTAGCTTTTTCACTAGGAGCATAGGTGCTCCTAAatgaaaaaatttaggagcacagataaaaatttaggagcactgtgaaatttcttgatacaattttattattaatgcaaagacacatactgtacagagagtaccttttctacacacacattttatatgattctaatgttgtatttatttcattgttttttttttacttccttttctaccattatttacatcattgcttttgtccatttcattactttttgctgtgtatttcttgtattattttaaaccctcacacacacataacatccccgtcccactttttatactcaggtcgcctgctacgcttagctacattcaaccaacggtccacagcacacactctcacacacacactcttgtcAATTTGTACAGATGTGAGAATGGTTTTCTCTatgggatatacagtggtccctcatttatcgtgggagttacgttctaaaaatagcccgcgataggcgaaatccgcgaagtggccagcattattttttacaattattatagacgttttaaagctgtaaaacccctcactacacactttatacacttttctcaatcaggcatgaacattttctcacttttctctcgtgtgtaaacactctcaaagttcaaacctgagtagaaaaatcccGGCCCCCCCACTCCCCAATTCAAGGGGGTACCTATGCTTGTTCCCCATGCTGAAAATATACCCATCTAGGGAAAACCTTCAGACAATCGCCTCCCTATCATGGGCTTTTTTGCAtgatatttttttataattttattttttactggggTCTGATGAAAAACTACCCCCTTTTTTGAAAATCTCGGGAGATGGTTTGaaaatagggctgccacaaacgactattttgatagtcgactagtaaatgattatttttgcgattagtcgatcATAcagaatttcctaaattaaggtctGCAGCATTTTCAGAAAAACGtctggatgaaaacatgaacatttccaaatcagtgactatttcttagacttcatttacatcaatcattcagaaatacaaacagtgtggtactttatagtaaatctgtgtcaggtaggcaattctcaaaaactaaatgtccatgctggaaggagacaagtgagggaagccaccaagacacaactctgcaacatttttatcttcattttacttatagtcccaactttttctgatttgtggttgtttctgttgcatttctgaaattacagaactgctttaaagaaaagtgtgaacattttattgtgttttaaaactttgtggcgcaaatgcaaacaccaaactcttataaagaggaaaaaatacctggacatgtgcaggaaaactgatatataaactgaacagaacaatgcaggctgatctgactccccatattttttgtataaataaatcagaataaaataagaggtaactcactttgaaatgaataaaacatatagctgcagcttataataacaaaaatcagcagcttgtatttttattctgactccagttcatttagtgtgatgaagtcatttatttctcctcatcgcttaagactgaacaaataaatacctttggaaaacagCAGCTGttgaagttcagagttctcacctgatttttgtgatctgtgcctctgaacatcactgcagcagggttttattttttatccagtgtttgcgtaatttttcctcagttcattcatatattttcatttttaaggatatttgaccgtttatttcatctcatgatctcataaattcagtatacaacgcgcacatggtgtgaacaggacggtgccgtCAGAAAAACACAGGtagagaaatcaaatcaaatcaattttatttatatagcgccaaatcacaacaaacagttgccccaaggcgctttatattgtaaggcaaggccatacaataattacgtaaaaaccccaacggtcaaaacgaccccctgtgagcaagcacttggcaacagtgggaattaaaaactcccttttaacaagaaagagcagagaaaagaaaagaaaagtagtttttttgttgttgttgttttgtttttttatgttcactcgggttaaaatcctctctccctgctccgcgctcgctgtgtcacatgcactgatggttctcagcagaatgcaacgtctcgtgcctccgttcgcagtctgcagcgagttgactccgcgcgcgcgcacacacacacacacagctcctccggtaaactgcgcattttagacggctttgaacaagacggccaccgttttaatcattaaaaaaattaattgcccctggtgggatgaataaagttgtctaagtctaagtctaatcagccgtcttatccaagtttgaatgacggcaggacggctcgataggccgcgaaaggtgaaccgcgttagcgagggaccactgtatttattttaggagcaaaatgcgaatgaaaggattgaaatacattctcgcacacgtgcgcccgttttattttttttcctcgcacaatcaaattttagACGCAATATGCGAGCAAAATGCTCGCACTGTACAGCCCTGACTACAATAGCcacatttaatttaaattttgtcaagatcAATCAAGCAGATCTGAGATGATCCTCGaaatggtgaaaatttaagaaataatCCAGAATCAGAATTTTGATCCTGATTCACTTCAAaaacttaatggagtcttccacagCCTATCATCTAcgcatatgtggtgaaaatttcatctaaatctgtgcagcagttttgacgtagtcctgttaacaaacagacaaataaataaacacacaaacaagagcaatgcgagatttctgacgtctgccaaaccagatccggatcacctccacaattcagtggagtcttccatgctctaatatcagTGGTAAacccagttcagctaatccgataacagaaaattatcaaagctaatggtttttgctagtggattagcttttcagataaattttaaaaccatcatcggaccaattatcttccgataaatttagttctgataactttcagtccgataacatttttttttagcaaagattaacggtcaaaaacgtttgtaaaccctaaaatcaaacattttagtccatctgttgtgtatttgtagcagactggctgcctgtcacttgctgaagacgtcatcattaagcacaagacATGATTGGCCGGACGACGcaaggagcattgtgggtagggtagttcaggttcactttggacattacactgttaccgtccgctcaacacaaaaaaaacagactaattttaacatcattttattttatttctttgtggctgatgggataATTTTAATTGCCAAGCCCCAGTGGGGAcaggagctctcacggcacagctgtgtgtacaaAGGGACTTTTCGTCACTGTTTAGAcagttttggatttaaaaaaggaCACTTTATCTCTTCAGATGAAACCCACtgaaacaggtaagaatttatatttactacatgtcttttactctgccaatcaatgcattaatggatgtatttcaattGTTTAAGCCCCAGggttcaaaacgtatgaaaaaagcagcagcttttttagcttgtgtatataataccgagataaactgtgacttctaatcctgtgttttactgcttttgaaagatgatgacagtgtttggtgtttaattttttattcattaatttttttgtgcattcttatgtgtttgtgatgctTGAATTTAACCAGCagcaaaaagtgaaagtgaaactggtttatcagaagccgtaatctgatgtggctgcgtccgaatcaatactaaaagttatgggttatctgtaataaagatacatttttttttagcagtactCTTATACCTGACAGCCCGATACTGTTTCCCCAATGGCAAAAGCTCATATTTGCTGAAAAGCATGTGAGAAGGCTcctttttgaaaatgtttttttaaaggaCAGTCTCTCTTACCAATAATTTTCATGCCATATTGAACTAGTTTCTCAACTTTGGATTTGCTCTGGACAGTAAGAGAGCCAAACCAGACTACCATGCCACATATTATTAGGCTTTTCAGCACAGCATTATAAAGAGAAGCCATTATTGTTGAGCTCACACCAGTCTGAGTCTTCTTAAAAAATGAAACCTCTGGGACAATCTGCAGCACAACAAATCCACATGCACATTTCAGTTAAGACAGTCCACACAGACACCAAGGTATTTGAAAGACTCTACCTGTTCTATctcatgctgcatttacacataacgacaacaagtcacgaatgccacgaagtacacattcttgactGCTGATCacaccacgcgttacgattaatggcacgtgttgctggcgaattatcaggaaccattatgcatggcCAAGAATTGCGCactattgcgtgtaacagcgcatcgttatgttctgtcacgttgtgaatgaggggaattgtctccacacacacacacacacccatattcatccatcagctgctgaacaattcagatcactccagtttgctcctcaaaatccacagcagaagaactttgtgactgcatgcttagttgggctctgtgccatggagtggcgcagagaggaggagacggagagagccagatgtgtggctccacgcggctatCTTCttgcgcgttttcccaaacattagGCACAGTAGCAGGTAGaaaacctgcaggagcgcactgataagcattggaacaaaacttttagccgacttggcgtcactgtccttcagcatactgcagcaatgaaactggtgcagcagggtttaattgtgcgcacatcacagaagaatgctgtcacactctattaactcactcgatgccattggctcctaaacgcgtcttttccgatagtaacgctCCGCGCCAAAGACGCATCATCGagccaattacattttttatgaGGGGGCggggtaatcagctgatctagcttgtgtaaaaaaatttgagttgtaatcacaagggaacccattcggtgggtggtagcagtgtgagtgtggataTGTGAAAAGACGCGCcgccgagagaagagacagacggagtccctcccctgacgGTTCGGATTTCAGCGAGCCTGACCCTGACTCATCGGActtttggtgcattatacaacaggatcacttttcataatgtttgagatgtcacggaagcaaaaacaattataatcaaagacattttctgcttgaaatgttgcttgtcacaaaaagccaattttctgtttttttttgtcagaaatcagcatttttagtgatacccacccatgttctgcagataattactaaagaatggaaagaggtacaaacaaatgttttttttttttttctgatgataaaggaaagtctgaagtttcttttggtatgtttgttgttgacatggatatagaactcaattttctatgggtcttgaaaaacactcaaatgctgaaaaaatcctggcactgggatgttctgaactttgacaatggctggcactcaatgagttaaggatcaccactaatcaagacggatcaacacactcagttgcgacctccacaacatgaggcgaaatgagggtggtgcgtgacattcatggaagattttttgacatccGTaagcatgctccacgaaaatcacgaatatcacgcactattaagaaacctattcagatgcgttaagtcacattaagaatgttaggaatgtgccaagaataatgcaaatatgacatttgtaacgcgtccTGCCCACgtgtaaacacagcatcactGCCTCCAATGATGACCAGATCATGGGACAGTAGCCCTTTGGGCTCGAAGACCATCTCTAGTTTTTACAATGTTAAGAGTCAAGTGGTGCCTCACACACCATGAATGAAAGGAAtctatatctatctgtggtgaaaatttcatcaaaatccatgcagtagttttgacgtaatcctgccaaCAGTCAGAgaaataaatggaaataaatcttgatccagagtccggatcacctccatggcctaatatttatctgtggtgaaaatttagtcaaaatccgtgtagtagctttggcataatcctgctaaaagacagaaataaataaataaaggctgaTGATTTCATTGgtagtaaatgtccaccaggggaAGAGATTGCtaaatttcaagaaccttgggacacaATGATGACCAACATCTTGCTGAGAGTAATAAATAGAGAAGGGATAACATTAATGTCTTAAAAACGCATTAAGCATTTCTTATTAATTGGACCAGACTACCAAAATACAGACTCAGTCATTTTAAAAATCTCCTCTCTGCCCTCCTCTATCGACATCCTGTTTTTGATATTCAATATTCTGTTAATTTCCCCTTTAACCTGGTGAAACTGACCATGCAGGAGCTTGCAATGTAAGAATGCGTGCAGAGTTTTAGGAGGGTCTGTGTAATCAGTTTTTCTCTCTTTTCCTTTTTCTACATTTATTATTCTACATATTATTGTGATGTATGCAGCACCACTGAGCCCAAAACAAATTTCCCTGAAGGGACACTGATGTATATTTCATTGTAGATGGTGTTTCAGGACTTCAAGAAGATGGACAACATAATCTGGAATCAGTTTCTCTTGAACTAATTCATGTAAATTATTAATGTTTTAAAGATGTGAACCCACAGAGAAAGTAAAGGTCTGAAAAGTGATTGCATTTGTTGACACAGAGATAAACGTCAGTCTAAATACAGCCACAGTCCTCAGACCATCAGAGAGCAAACAGAATAAGGACCCCAGTTCTGTTCCAGATTTAGCTCCAAGGTCACTATTCCACGGGAAATATTCCAGCTGGTGTCCTACCTCAATGCTGTCAAGGCTCTTGTTGTGGAGTAGGTTGTGGTTAATGAGTTCATTGCCATCATCAGGGTCATGATCCTCCAAGCCAACTGTAGGTGGTTGGGTGGGGCTTTCGATAAAGAGCCGGGGGGTGGTTGCCCCTGTAGAATTGAAACTTCTTCCTTCGTCTTCTTTGTGAACTTCTCCTGGTTTCCCCTCCAAAggggtgttggaagtctcacgttCCTGATCAAGTGTGACAGCCCTCTTGTGCATACGGTGGCGGCTGTCGTGATTTTCTGTAGTCTTCTCCGAGGACCCGCTGGAGGTATTTCTGAGCTTTCTGACCTCTGAGTGTGCACGCTGGTGAGCAGTGTCGTCATCATGGCCGTGGCGGTGTTTGGGATGATGGCTATGGTGTTCATGATGCTGCGTCATAACAGTCCTGATGCGATCCAAACCCACGCTCTGCAGGAGTCGCTTCAAACCCATAAAAGAGATGGTGCCGTTTTCCCCGTACCTGTCAGGTTTGAATTTAAAGTCAGTCAAAggctagtaaaaataaataaataaataacgctTTTACAGTCAAACATTTGACAAATGAAATGTGAGGATCTGATTCAATGAGTGTGGGCATAATATACAATATTCTTCTTAAAATACAACTttgatttacagctaaaattgacTATTTCATGCGAGCCATTTCTTGATGCAGTTACATGTTGACATCACTGACAGAAAACCCAGTAAAGGTTTGATAGCTTTATATCTGGTAGATATTTAATCTGTCAGTGAGACGCTCACCGATTGAAGATCGCCTCCAGGTGTCGCCTGCGGCTCTGCTCAGCTCTCTGTGTGTCCACATCAGCTGACATGAAGCGTGTGGTGCCATCTGGCTCTGAGCACTCTGAGCCGCCTGCACTGTCGCAGCCACTCAAACACAGCGCCGACAGCAACCACACACCCAGCGCCGCTCGCCACTTCCTGCTGTCCATCATCTGCACCGGGAGGAATCAGGACCCATGAAAACAGCGACAGACACCCAACCATCAAGCTGCTGATGATCATTAATAATTCAAATAAACTAGACAGAAATAATAACATTTTTAATTAATAATGTGAATTAATTTGTTTTACACTGAACGTattaaacaaaatttaaaattgtGAATTTACATTTTTGATATGGTTTCAAACAACTCTTGCTTGACTGATTagaagtgtgtttaaaaaaagggaaaaaaaatgtaactgatGTTGCCTGGTTGCAGAAACCAACTGAAATGTTTTGAATTTTCAATGCACGTTTGTTGTTTGACCAGTTACACCCCCGTTACACAGGGAGTCCGTTCTGTGTGCCTTGTATGAAATCGCAATGAATGCCTTAGGACTTCGTAGAAATGCACAGTGCACACAAGGACCTTACAAGGCACTCACCGTCATCACACACTACATGCCAGGGTCACCGTGGTTATTGAATTTAattatcatttttttaatttttaaagacAGTACTGTGctgatgtttctcatatattatgtacaagccaacgagaaataaacacttctacaatGAAAAcacttctggagtgatttacaagacatcttgcggaCATCAGCGTGCACACGCATCACACacagtcaaaggtaacttccagtcttttcaaaagctcatgtatgcacgtACACACGCTGTCCTGTCGTCACTGATAAAAGGTGCATGATCATACGGCTgagtgtattttagcattgtgttataattttttataaatttccaaaaatataaaaaaaaaaaaaaactttgggggaattgtgtgtagatgtttgaggaacaaaaaaatcaattctggaataaagctgtaacataacaaaatgtggaaaaagtaaaagtgctgtgaatactttccctaTACACTGTAcagctgttaattttttttaacacgaCAAATGGCATGCCTCTAACTAAGAATGTATTTGGATAAGAATTCATATACGACTGGATTTCCCACACACAGAACTGACACTACAAGGCTCTGTTCATTGCAGACAAGGAAGGAGGGAGGGCTGAGGTGGGAAGATTTATGTTCTGAAGTCATAAGCCCCGTATGGAGTACACTGGAAAATTGCGCAGCTTTGGCGTAGTCTCTGTGCAGGCTGTTGTGTGATTGCGTGTGTTTGCGTTCCTAGTCTTGCTTTCAGTTGCTTACTGCCATGTATGTAGCATGTATTAGTATTATTGTAGTATGtatttttctgcctctcacagtccactcctgcctactttttgtttagttttgttgacactgtggaaatgcactgtgttctcaaaacgggggggggggggggagagagagagagagagagagagagagaccttgcGCGCAGAGGGGCGAAGTTTGGCTCCACTACGCTACAGACATGActatgtcatgcttagttatcatgttacagggtaacatatgtcacagaatccaatggatgcgaacattgtttaacctttggaaaccaaacactcaacacagtcaaaactattcgatttatcaatcctattagctcaaccaataatttgcaccactttttaccaaaattggagcaactttaaattttgacccctgtataaactgaatctGACCTTTCTaagcatttttgcttttttttttttttttttttttataaaccacataactttatgatcagacaaataaaatacctttcaacatgattagagctttttttttattatttctgcccttgtgtaattcttcaattgacccccggccacctattgaaaattcaagtggactttttcaaaagagtaatgtcaaaatgcatttctgccaaatttggtgcttgcatcaccatttgaaggattcctctgcaaatattctcttatctgctgcactacaagattcatgattttccggtctggctggattttgaactgaggatcatctggtctgaagcccaacttaACCATACAAAGTGTACACAACCATGAAACTATAAATAAAATTCCACCAAACCCAATCTTATTGTGAACCAGGTTTCATTTGATTCAAACTGATTTTAGCTTAATTATGTTGGTCTGAGGTGTTATctcttattattaattattaactgCTAAATCTATCCATGATATTTAGTTTGTATAGTTTCCATGAGTTTAAAATTTCCATAATGTAAtaacttttttaaaaaagttCGTTTCtgagaaatgtatttatttagtgaTTGAAATTAGATTAAAAGCGAAGCCTTCAGGTGTTGATCATCAAATAACTGGACAAAACTGTCATAAATAAGGGaaacaaaataaagtaaattttAAATCTGAACGTGTCGTCGAGTGTTAGCTGTTACTAGCTTGCTAGCTTAGCTGCTAACAGACGGATTCTGTCCGCTGAAGGCCTCGACTCGGACCTCCGTCTCACAGGGAAACAAAGACAGAAACGTTAGCAAGTCGTCGTGTTGGCACATTTTTCGGGTTTGGAGCTCAAAGCGTAAACAGAAACACGTTGTTTGCGCACCGCACCAGCACGGTGCCGTGTGCACAAAGGCGGCAGACCCGGAAACAAACGCCGCTGGTGCCGCTGCGCGGGGCGCGCGACATTCACACCAAAAATATACCGAGGGTGAATTAAAAATAACTCACAGGTCACGTCGGTGCTGCGGTTTGTGTTTCCCAGCGCTGTGCCTTAGATAAACTCCCCTCTAACACCTGGAGATGATGCCTCAAAAGGTTGCATTCATGTGTCGTCGAAGATGCTCCGGATGCTGCGTTCACGTGTCGTCAGACTTCCCCCACAGTGTTATAACAGTGTTATAATTACGAGTGTTTTCGTCGTAATTATAAAATCCTGAGACGTAATCGGGTACttacagcagaatcagaatagcttttattcgccaagtatccacagaaaacaaggaatttgacttcggtttgagctgcattctctctgtacggcatgtataaatatgcaaaacactgaataattcacagtaaaaaaaaatgcaaatgaaatctgcaataagagaaaaaagaatcaatcaatcaatcaatcaattttttttatatagcgccaaatcacaacaaacagatgccccaaggcgctttatattgtaaggcaaggccatacaataattatgtaaaaccccaacggtcaaaacgaccccctgtgagcaagcacttggctacagtgggaaggaaaaactcccttttaacaggaagaaacctccagcagaaccaggctcagggaggggcagtcttctgctgggactggttggggctgagggagagaaccaggaaaaagacatgctgtggaggggagcagagatcaatcactaatgattaaatgcagagtggtgcatacagagcaaa
This region includes:
- the slc39a6 gene encoding zinc transporter ZIP6 isoform X1, with the translated sequence MMDSRKWRAALGVWLLSALCLSGCDSAGGSECSEPDGTTRFMSADVDTQRAEQSRRRHLEAIFNRYGENGTISFMGLKRLLQSVGLDRIRTVMTQHHEHHSHHPKHRHGHDDDTAHQRAHSEVRKLRNTSSGSSEKTTENHDSRHRMHKRAVTLDQERETSNTPLEGKPGEVHKEDEGRSFNSTGATTPRLFIESPTQPPTVGLEDHDPDDGNELINHNLLHNKSLDSIECMNASSILFSHGMSQDVGVTVGDFSYLCPALLNQIDGKVCIHHRHAPEDREKDHKHHNHGHSHHGNHNSTDHGHRDGVESGKNITTAWVGGFVSITVISLLSLLGVVLIPLMNRVFFKFLLSFLVALAVGTLSGDAFLHLIPHSQGGHHHHHEDFGINMEGHHSRDEPQENLDAVWKGLTALGGVYFMFLIEHFLTLGKMYKEKKQKIQKKWDQNDKGELEKQPAVEENNQKLPEDVETNGAGAFGDHLEDLHSNSEDEEEQVMLTPQVAIVTPQDYDQTSGAVAAYTAEDCENKCHSHFHDTVGQADHMHHHHHDYHHILHHHHSQNHHPHSHSHSYSEQHFQKAGVATLAWMVIMGDGLHNFSDGLAIGAAFTESLSSGLSTSVAVFCHELPHELGDFAVLLKAGMTVRQAILYNVLSAMMAYLGMVTGILIGHYAENISMWIFALTAGLFMYVALVDMVPEMLHNDASDHGFSHCGFFLLQNAGILLGFCIMLLIAIFEHKIQLDLGY
- the slc39a6 gene encoding zinc transporter ZIP6 isoform X2, with amino-acid sequence MMDSRKWRAALGVWLLSALCLSGCDSAGGSECSEPDGTTRFMSADVDTQRAEQSRRRHLEAIFNRYGENGTISFMGLKRLLQSVGLDRIRTVMTQHHEHHSHHPKHRHGHDDDTAHQRAHSEVRKLRNTSSGSSEKTTENHDSRHRMHKRAVTLDQERETSNTPLEGKPGEVHKEDEGRSFNSTGATTPRLFIESPTQPPTVGLEDHDPDDGNELINHNLLHNKSLDSIECMNASSILFSHGMSQDVGVTVGDFSYLCPALLNQIDGKVCIHHRHAPEDREKDHKHHNHGHSHHGNHNSTDHGHRDGVESGKNITTAWVGGFVSITVISLLSLLGVVLIPLMNRVFFKFLLSFLVALAVGTLSGDAFLHLIPHSQGGHHHHHEDFGINMEGHHSRDEPQENLDAVWKGLTALGGVYFMFLIEHFLTLGKMYKEKKQKIQKKWDQNDKGELEKQPAVEENNQKLPEDVETNGAGAFGDHLEDLHSNSEDEEEQVMLTPQVAIVTPQDYDQTSGAVAAYTAEDCENKCHSHFHDTVGQADHMHHHHHDYHHILHHHHSQNHHPHSHSHSYSEQHFQKAGVATLAWMVIMGDGLHNFSDGLAIGAAFTESLSSGLSTSVAVFCHELPHELGDFAVLLKAGMTVRQAILYNVLSAMMAYLGMVTGILIGHYAENISMWIFALTAGLFMYVALVDMVPEMLHNDASDHGFSHCGFFLLQNAGILLGFCIMLLIAIFEHKIQLDLGY